From the Roseiconus lacunae genome, one window contains:
- a CDS encoding HAD hydrolase family protein codes for MRLQVIATDYDGTIAIDGQLNNDVRGAIDRARRRGMSVVIVTGRILSELRLVAGTLDFVDGVVAENGAVVALPSGHVTVLGASPPLDLIEKLTSRGIDFKVGRCVVELDAQFADIAIDLIRELELPLAITFNRGRMMLLPASISKSSGLRYLLNTLGISIHNAIGIGDAENDHELLTACEHGVAVGWGSKRLQQAADGVVTGDGPAALANYIDQLSAGIRMPIESTSHRKIVLEEIDGEAPFEMLIRGRNVLVAGDSKSGKSWLAGVLAEQQILQDYIVYVFDPEGDYSGLASLPNTLALGGGRQLPYGDDLKMLLQQGINLVLNLSHLNHEEKCRYIQRHLPLVTQHRRERGFPHRIMLDECHYFFREPSEQQLLDSELAGYTLVTYRPSQMQSDVLAKIDVVAVTRLAEHLEVDVLRELLDNKGGSAIDSHDWYERLANLGINEAALLPPSKEADGRLRKFVVAPRLTAHVRHRTKYFDVPVSEAHRFVFTRNGQATGTSAGTLRELVDTAKSVPSEIISRHSRHHDFSRWIATLFCDYGLANEIRRIETDVKNGGTVEQFLNELCQIVEQRYEID; via the coding sequence ATGCGTCTACAAGTGATCGCGACTGACTACGACGGAACGATCGCCATTGACGGACAATTAAATAACGATGTCCGCGGGGCCATCGATCGTGCCCGCCGGCGTGGCATGTCCGTTGTGATTGTCACCGGGAGGATCTTGTCTGAACTGCGACTCGTCGCAGGGACGCTCGACTTTGTTGACGGAGTCGTTGCAGAAAATGGGGCCGTCGTTGCACTTCCCAGCGGCCATGTGACCGTGCTCGGCGCCTCACCGCCGCTGGACCTGATTGAAAAACTGACCAGTCGCGGCATTGATTTTAAAGTCGGGCGATGTGTCGTCGAACTGGATGCCCAGTTTGCAGACATCGCGATCGATTTGATTCGTGAACTGGAACTACCACTGGCGATTACGTTCAATCGGGGACGAATGATGCTGTTGCCGGCATCGATCAGCAAGTCGTCCGGACTGCGGTATCTGCTCAATACCTTGGGGATTTCGATCCACAACGCGATCGGCATCGGTGATGCCGAAAATGACCACGAACTGCTTACCGCCTGTGAACATGGCGTTGCCGTCGGTTGGGGCTCCAAACGTCTGCAGCAAGCGGCGGACGGAGTCGTGACGGGTGACGGCCCCGCGGCGCTGGCCAATTACATCGATCAGCTTTCCGCGGGCATCCGCATGCCCATCGAATCGACCAGTCATCGAAAAATCGTCCTGGAAGAAATTGATGGCGAAGCTCCGTTTGAAATGCTGATCCGCGGTCGTAATGTTCTTGTCGCGGGCGATTCGAAAAGCGGGAAATCTTGGCTGGCAGGTGTCTTGGCCGAACAGCAAATTCTTCAGGATTACATCGTCTACGTTTTCGACCCCGAAGGAGATTACAGCGGCCTCGCTTCGCTTCCCAACACCCTGGCTTTGGGAGGCGGAAGACAGCTGCCCTACGGCGATGACTTGAAGATGTTGCTCCAGCAGGGCATCAACCTTGTCCTCAATCTTTCGCATTTGAATCATGAGGAGAAATGCCGCTACATCCAGCGTCACCTTCCACTCGTGACCCAGCATCGGCGCGAACGTGGCTTCCCGCATCGAATCATGCTTGACGAGTGCCATTACTTCTTTCGCGAGCCGTCCGAGCAACAATTGCTCGACAGTGAACTCGCCGGATACACTCTCGTGACTTATCGCCCCTCGCAGATGCAATCGGATGTGCTAGCGAAAATTGATGTTGTCGCCGTGACACGGCTTGCCGAACATTTGGAGGTCGATGTGCTACGCGAGTTACTCGACAACAAAGGCGGGTCGGCAATCGACTCACATGACTGGTACGAGCGTCTTGCGAATCTGGGGATCAACGAGGCCGCGTTGCTTCCACCATCGAAAGAAGCCGACGGAAGATTGCGAAAGTTTGTCGTCGCGCCAAGACTCACCGCCCATGTTCGCCATCGTACGAAGTATTTCGATGTACCGGTCTCGGAGGCACACCGGTTCGTCTTTACCCGAAATGGCCAAGCGACTGGGACTTCGGCCGGAACACTACGAGAACTAGTCGACACGGCAAAGTCTGTACCGTCGGAAATCATCTCACGCCATAGTCGACACCATGATTTTTCGAGGTGGATCGCGACTCTGTTTTGCGACTATGGATTAGCCAATGAGATTCGCCGAATCGAAACGGATGTAAAGAACGGCGGCACCGTCGAGCAATTTCTTAATGAACTGTGCCAGATTGTCGAACAACGCTACGAAATCGATTGA
- a CDS encoding transglutaminase family protein, which yields MSNEIQSLVETSVTSHQRQQASKMDFRLKCLGSAVLAVLATSASHQIAEAQTAAEAPTQIQNAVRKGAGDSSIPDHVQQVDEPHSLEQRSYKQLIATVEPAVVTIRIEGRDGGEAGIGTGFYVSPTLIATNHHVIGEGRPIVVNDSDGNSIEVLAVEASDVSADLAVLRVDRQVKGRIAPLRPAQPSSQQQGTRVLAFGNPFGLEKSVVEGIVSAEREIDGQTLLQLAMPIEPGNSGGPLVDLHGQVVGIVNMKSAIEDNLGFAIPIQRLTELVEHPNPIAMENWVKLGRLNQDAWQPVFGPVWKQRGGALVANGQGTSFGGRALLLSEKQPPEGTFEVAVNVRLNDESGAAGLAFHSDGEHLHYGFYPSGGKLRLTCFRGPSVFQWDILAEVDSEHYLPGEFNELKVRLDGDAIQCFVNGHRVIKSKDRKFIKGKVGLAKFRSTEATFTRFRIAETIQSAKFGEEAAMVLERLKLPKLPIDSVTEQQRTLLAQTPFLTKRELNRQAKQLEQQADRLRQFADDIETRTTIDELSKLDQTEPDQRLLRGALLIAKLDHPQLEVSAYRDRINEMADDIRAMFPDDADDAAKLRSLDQYLFEEFGYHGSRQEYYHPANSHLNRVIDEREGLPITLSVLYIELAWRLGVTVEGVGLPGHFIVRHQSESQTSYIDVFDRGKRLTDGQISQIVSLHTGRQPIDSDLQAATPRQILVRMLNNLIGSAGRKNDGESMLRYANAIVALEPENGRYQLLRAQLLGMTGRVSAAIEKVRQLNADEYPEIAPSALDRLKRSLESMLE from the coding sequence ATGTCTAATGAGATACAATCACTGGTTGAAACTTCAGTGACATCGCATCAACGCCAACAGGCTTCCAAGATGGATTTCCGATTGAAATGTTTGGGCAGCGCCGTGTTAGCCGTGTTAGCAACATCCGCATCGCACCAGATCGCCGAGGCTCAAACTGCGGCCGAAGCCCCCACACAGATTCAAAACGCAGTGAGGAAAGGTGCGGGCGATTCGTCCATACCAGATCATGTGCAGCAGGTGGACGAGCCGCACTCGCTTGAGCAACGTTCATACAAACAGTTGATCGCGACGGTCGAACCTGCCGTGGTGACAATCCGTATCGAAGGTCGTGACGGTGGCGAAGCGGGAATCGGGACAGGTTTCTATGTTTCCCCAACACTGATTGCCACCAATCATCACGTCATTGGCGAAGGCCGGCCGATCGTCGTCAACGACTCCGACGGAAATTCGATCGAAGTCCTTGCCGTCGAAGCATCCGATGTCTCGGCGGACTTGGCGGTGCTACGAGTTGATCGGCAGGTGAAAGGGCGGATCGCTCCACTTCGGCCCGCGCAACCGTCTTCACAACAGCAAGGGACGCGTGTGCTAGCTTTCGGCAATCCATTTGGCTTGGAAAAGAGTGTTGTCGAAGGCATCGTATCGGCGGAACGAGAAATCGACGGTCAAACGCTGCTTCAGTTGGCGATGCCGATCGAACCGGGAAACAGCGGCGGCCCTCTGGTCGATCTGCATGGCCAAGTCGTTGGGATTGTAAACATGAAATCCGCGATCGAAGACAACCTCGGTTTTGCGATCCCGATCCAGCGTTTGACCGAATTGGTCGAGCATCCCAATCCAATCGCGATGGAAAACTGGGTGAAGCTTGGACGCCTTAACCAGGACGCGTGGCAGCCTGTGTTCGGCCCGGTTTGGAAGCAGCGCGGTGGGGCGTTGGTCGCCAACGGCCAGGGGACAAGCTTCGGAGGCCGCGCGCTGCTACTGTCGGAGAAGCAACCGCCGGAAGGAACATTCGAAGTTGCCGTCAACGTCCGCTTGAATGATGAATCCGGCGCCGCAGGTTTGGCATTTCATAGCGACGGCGAACATTTGCATTATGGCTTTTATCCGAGCGGCGGAAAATTGCGGCTGACCTGCTTTCGAGGCCCATCGGTGTTCCAGTGGGATATCCTCGCAGAAGTTGACTCTGAACATTATTTGCCGGGCGAGTTTAACGAATTAAAAGTGAGACTCGATGGCGACGCGATCCAGTGTTTCGTCAACGGTCACCGGGTTATCAAGTCAAAGGATCGAAAATTCATCAAAGGTAAAGTCGGCTTGGCAAAATTTCGATCGACCGAAGCCACATTCACTCGGTTTCGTATTGCCGAAACGATCCAATCGGCAAAATTCGGTGAGGAAGCCGCAATGGTGCTGGAACGTTTGAAGCTGCCGAAATTGCCAATCGATTCAGTCACCGAACAGCAGCGAACCCTCTTGGCCCAGACGCCTTTTTTAACCAAACGCGAACTCAATCGACAAGCAAAACAACTCGAACAACAAGCGGATCGGTTGCGTCAATTTGCCGATGATATCGAAACGCGCACGACGATCGACGAGCTAAGCAAACTCGACCAAACCGAACCGGACCAACGATTGCTCCGTGGCGCGCTTTTGATCGCCAAGCTGGATCATCCTCAACTCGAAGTTAGTGCCTATCGTGATCGGATCAACGAAATGGCCGACGACATCCGAGCGATGTTTCCCGATGACGCAGACGACGCTGCGAAGTTGCGGTCCCTGGATCAATACTTATTCGAAGAGTTCGGTTATCACGGAAGTCGGCAAGAGTACTACCATCCTGCCAATAGCCACCTGAACCGGGTGATTGATGAACGTGAAGGACTACCGATTACGTTATCAGTCTTGTATATCGAATTGGCTTGGCGATTGGGAGTCACGGTCGAGGGTGTCGGCTTGCCGGGGCATTTCATCGTTCGTCATCAATCGGAATCGCAAACGAGTTACATTGATGTGTTCGATCGTGGAAAGCGTTTGACGGACGGTCAAATCAGTCAAATTGTCTCACTACATACCGGTCGCCAACCGATCGATTCGGACCTCCAGGCTGCGACGCCTCGGCAAATTCTTGTGCGCATGCTGAACAATTTGATCGGATCGGCGGGACGGAAAAATGATGGCGAATCGATGTTGCGATACGCCAACGCGATCGTCGCGCTCGAGCCTGAAAACGGACGCTACCAACTATTGCGTGCGCAGCTTCTTGGCATGACCGGTCGGGTGTCGGCTGCGATAGAAAAGGTTCGCCAGCTAAATGCGGACGAGTATCCGGAAATCGCCCCATCCGCCCTCGACCGCCTGAAGCGTTCACTCGAATCGATGCTCGAATAG
- a CDS encoding sigma-70 family RNA polymerase sigma factor — MASATVTSTGSPESGNTTTQKIRAREPAWVRCDELAEANQEIESLVRNYDGLSNEELKTAIKRRLREELGFISNPQFSDPQLGKEIFDTPLELAPRKAELGIAAVRRSGIDMPIHLGRLCEAPLLKPEQERMLFQRMNYLLQQAEVHRSQLNPQRPSRVRMELIDRFIALAEWHRDRIVEANLRLVFSIVKKFVNPNNNFDDLLSDGIVALIRAVEKFDFDRGFRFSTYATQVIRRNSYRTVVVKQQERQKTVGGLQDLDLDLTDEGRESAISEKRWHELRSRLSVMLDDLDRREKLIIRARFSLGAHRKVHTLQSLANRLGVSKERVRQLERRAMEKLRAMAGRANLAELEPQ; from the coding sequence ATGGCTTCTGCGACCGTCACCAGCACCGGCTCTCCCGAGAGCGGCAACACGACCACACAAAAGATCCGGGCTCGCGAACCCGCTTGGGTGCGATGCGATGAACTCGCCGAAGCGAATCAGGAAATTGAATCACTGGTTAGGAATTACGATGGCCTGAGCAACGAGGAGCTGAAAACGGCCATCAAGCGACGGCTCCGAGAAGAGCTCGGTTTCATTTCGAACCCGCAATTCAGCGACCCACAACTTGGGAAGGAAATCTTTGACACCCCGCTCGAACTGGCACCACGAAAAGCCGAACTTGGGATCGCCGCCGTACGGCGTAGTGGCATCGACATGCCAATTCACCTCGGCCGGCTGTGCGAAGCTCCTCTACTAAAACCCGAGCAGGAGCGAATGCTGTTTCAGCGGATGAACTACCTGCTTCAACAGGCCGAGGTCCACCGCAGCCAGCTTAACCCGCAACGTCCATCGCGAGTGCGGATGGAATTGATCGATCGCTTCATCGCACTGGCCGAGTGGCATCGCGATCGAATCGTCGAAGCGAATTTGCGTCTGGTGTTTTCGATCGTCAAGAAATTCGTCAATCCGAATAACAACTTCGATGACTTGTTAAGCGACGGCATCGTTGCATTGATCCGTGCGGTCGAGAAATTTGATTTCGACCGCGGGTTCCGGTTCAGCACTTACGCGACGCAAGTGATTCGCCGCAACTCATACCGGACCGTGGTCGTGAAGCAACAAGAGCGTCAAAAAACCGTCGGTGGCCTTCAGGACCTCGACCTTGATCTGACCGATGAGGGCCGCGAGTCGGCGATCAGCGAAAAGCGATGGCACGAACTACGCAGCCGTCTTTCAGTGATGCTTGATGACCTCGACCGTCGAGAGAAGCTAATCATCCGAGCACGGTTCTCACTGGGCGCCCACCGAAAGGTCCACACGCTACAATCACTTGCCAACCGACTTGGGGTTTCCAAAGAACGCGTTCGCCAGTTGGAACGCCGTGCAATGGAGAAACTGCGTGCGATGGCTGGCCGTGCAAATCTGGCCGAACTTGAGCCTCAGTGA
- a CDS encoding c-type cytochrome, with protein sequence MTLLYALTWMPILLLNQPVGFAGETRSIAGNTLPAGRLGEVIKLGESIITQTSQHPLSSRYVGNDLNCTSCHLNSGRNRHAGSFLKTATAYPAWSPREQRVITLEDRILNCFMRSQNGQRPPNGSEVSVAIAAYITWLSEGDSIKLNPLKPLGPNHTPAVNLEGMKANVQRGKTLYVDRCADCHGNDGLGDLSNPPVWGPNSYNDGAGLSRVPKLASWLKVAMPLNDEDLTVQEALDIAAYINSHPRPHFDLPAHLPSDERLGEYNGVRESSSHAKER encoded by the coding sequence ATGACGCTGTTGTATGCCCTGACCTGGATGCCAATTCTTCTGCTAAATCAACCTGTCGGATTCGCAGGTGAAACGAGGAGCATCGCGGGCAATACACTTCCCGCGGGCAGACTTGGCGAAGTCATCAAGCTAGGCGAATCGATCATCACCCAGACATCGCAGCATCCGCTTTCAAGCCGCTACGTCGGCAACGACCTCAATTGCACGTCGTGTCACTTAAATTCGGGGCGGAATCGCCATGCTGGTTCCTTCCTGAAGACCGCGACCGCCTACCCGGCTTGGTCCCCCCGGGAACAACGTGTCATTACGCTGGAAGACCGCATTCTTAACTGTTTCATGAGAAGCCAGAATGGACAGCGTCCTCCCAACGGAAGCGAGGTATCTGTCGCAATCGCCGCGTACATCACATGGCTATCCGAGGGCGACTCGATCAAGCTGAACCCTTTAAAACCTCTCGGACCAAACCATACCCCTGCGGTCAATCTTGAAGGAATGAAAGCGAACGTCCAACGAGGCAAAACGCTGTACGTCGATCGATGTGCCGATTGCCACGGCAACGACGGGCTGGGTGATCTGTCGAATCCTCCGGTGTGGGGCCCAAACTCATACAATGATGGTGCAGGGCTAAGCCGAGTTCCGAAACTCGCTTCTTGGCTTAAAGTCGCGATGCCGCTCAACGATGAAGACTTGACGGTGCAAGAAGCTCTTGACATCGCAGCCTACATTAATAGCCACCCAAGGCCGCACTTTGATTTGCCCGCGCATCTTCCGTCCGATGAACGTCTGGGCGAATACAACGGGGTTCGTGAGAGCAGTTCCCACGCTAAGGAGCGATGA
- a CDS encoding DEAD/DEAH box helicase, whose product MTWFSKRAPSATPHVPRPTDLDVQIDLAASWHIDSVFAPELCSLEVPKIEPVAIPIRLPPIKTRVKGFVFPNANRPFVPPAVGNTADDPAKRKPQRKRDEASRGRIKPPSDIVKLQDRLFYMLQPPLESLVGSGQLNFPFEPFPYQLDGMAFLFPRYAGILADEMGLGKTMQAISTIRLLLCSGEVSNVLLVCPKPLVTNWLREFSVWAPEIPIVAIEGNSAKREFQWRSPQVPVKVANYELLMRDHTILEENDIHFDLVVLDEAQRIKNRTSTTAEVIRSIKRTRSWALTGTPVENCPDDLVGIFEFLSPGYLKPGMPMHQIAKQAGDFILRRTKDMVLDDMPPKLYRDAELDLTPEQWSTYEAAESEGVVHLENLEQSLTIQHVFELVLRLKQICNFDPVTGSSCKLERLTADIEEVAASGKKAIVFSQWVKSLDKIKAALQPYGPLEYHGKIPHKKRNGVIDQFKNDPNSHVILMSYGAGSVGLNLQFCEYVFLFDRWWNPAIEDQAINRAHRLGAAGAVTVTKMMAVGTIEQRINDVLDQKREMFDTLFSSHEQPTRNVGLSRDEIFGLFDLRAPCGKKVA is encoded by the coding sequence ATGACTTGGTTCAGTAAACGCGCACCTTCGGCTACACCTCATGTGCCTCGACCAACCGATTTAGACGTTCAAATCGATCTCGCCGCGTCGTGGCATATCGACAGTGTCTTCGCGCCGGAACTCTGTTCGCTAGAGGTTCCCAAGATCGAACCGGTTGCGATCCCGATTCGATTGCCACCGATCAAGACACGTGTCAAAGGGTTTGTATTCCCGAATGCAAATCGACCGTTCGTCCCGCCTGCGGTCGGCAATACCGCCGATGATCCCGCCAAGCGAAAGCCACAACGCAAACGCGACGAAGCGTCACGCGGCCGCATCAAGCCTCCGTCGGATATTGTCAAGCTACAAGACCGACTGTTCTACATGCTGCAACCGCCGCTGGAATCATTGGTCGGAAGCGGACAGCTGAATTTTCCTTTTGAACCGTTTCCTTACCAGCTTGACGGTATGGCGTTTTTGTTCCCTCGCTACGCCGGAATCTTGGCGGACGAGATGGGACTCGGGAAAACCATGCAGGCGATCAGCACGATTCGTTTGTTGCTTTGTAGCGGTGAAGTTTCCAATGTGTTGTTGGTCTGTCCGAAGCCACTGGTCACCAATTGGCTGCGTGAGTTTAGCGTTTGGGCGCCCGAGATTCCGATCGTTGCCATCGAAGGTAATTCCGCCAAGCGTGAATTTCAGTGGCGCAGTCCTCAGGTGCCCGTCAAGGTTGCCAACTATGAACTGTTGATGCGGGACCACACGATCCTGGAAGAAAACGACATTCACTTTGACTTGGTGGTCTTAGACGAAGCCCAGCGTATTAAGAATCGTACCAGCACGACGGCCGAAGTGATTCGATCGATCAAACGGACACGAAGTTGGGCGTTGACGGGGACGCCGGTCGAGAATTGCCCCGATGACTTGGTCGGTATCTTTGAGTTCCTGTCGCCGGGTTACTTGAAGCCCGGCATGCCGATGCATCAAATCGCCAAGCAAGCGGGCGACTTCATCTTGCGGCGGACCAAGGACATGGTGCTCGATGACATGCCGCCGAAACTGTATCGCGATGCGGAATTGGATCTGACCCCGGAACAATGGTCGACTTACGAAGCGGCCGAAAGTGAAGGCGTTGTCCATTTGGAAAACCTTGAGCAATCGCTGACGATCCAGCACGTCTTCGAACTGGTGCTACGTTTGAAGCAGATCTGTAACTTCGATCCGGTGACCGGTAGCAGTTGCAAGCTAGAGCGGTTGACGGCGGATATCGAAGAGGTCGCGGCGAGCGGCAAAAAAGCGATTGTGTTTAGTCAGTGGGTGAAGAGTCTGGATAAGATCAAGGCGGCGCTTCAGCCATACGGTCCGCTGGAATATCACGGGAAGATTCCGCATAAAAAACGTAACGGAGTCATCGACCAATTCAAAAATGACCCGAACAGCCACGTCATCTTGATGAGCTATGGCGCCGGCAGTGTGGGGTTGAATTTGCAATTCTGCGAGTACGTGTTTCTGTTTGATCGTTGGTGGAACCCTGCGATCGAAGATCAAGCGATCAATCGAGCGCATCGATTGGGTGCAGCCGGGGCGGTGACGGTGACCAAGATGATGGCAGTTGGCACCATTGAGCAACGCATCAACGATGTCCTTGATCAGAAACGCGAAATGTTCGACACGTTATTCTCCAGTCACGAGCAGCCCACTCGTAACGTTGGATTGAGCCGTGATGAGATCTTTGGGCTGTTCGACTTACGTGCTCCTTGTGGGAAAAAGGTTGCGTAA
- a CDS encoding serine/threonine-protein kinase — MSKTEPPSDSQFESIIADYLERVEAGETPDPATYLMRFPEHGEELQSFFRNHHWLGESPSPPPASLCGREIGAYKIETEIARGGMGVVYRAYQKGLDRVVAVKVISNGVLASDEERRRFRIEAEAAAGLDHPGIISIYEIGSWNGHEYFSMPLVDGPTLQRFVDEQSWDDTTIATVVRDISQALDYAHRFGIIHRDLKPDNILLGDDNRPLVADFGLAKWHREGTLLTRTGQVLGTPNYMSPEQASGKSDANAASDIYSLGAILYALLTGVPPHEGPNPAEVLRSVLQDEPNPPRRYRPELARDLENICMKAMHPEPALRYQTAGELADDLNSFLRGEAVMAAGSGLIERVAREIGRDQHQDHFHRWHGTLILLGLIIFVAHVLIFVLLNMGVDPRVAYWIPRLTMFTLILGTIYRARDGSLSPRSIAERPVWSIWLGYLSSLAVINILLLMGGIEQHHLFPLATALSGFAFVAMSGHIWGGSAIAGLAFFALAPLMATRWLEPFAPVLFGTAYLLSVFAISQHYRRSGKRRRENLSDSSPST, encoded by the coding sequence ATGTCAAAGACGGAGCCTCCATCGGATTCGCAATTCGAATCGATCATTGCCGACTATCTTGAGCGGGTCGAAGCGGGTGAAACCCCCGATCCAGCGACGTATCTGATGCGCTTTCCCGAGCACGGCGAAGAGCTGCAGAGTTTCTTTCGCAATCATCACTGGTTAGGAGAAAGCCCGTCGCCGCCTCCCGCTTCTTTGTGTGGCCGAGAAATTGGCGCATATAAAATTGAAACGGAAATCGCTCGCGGCGGGATGGGTGTGGTCTATCGGGCCTATCAAAAGGGGCTCGACCGCGTCGTCGCAGTCAAAGTCATCAGCAACGGCGTGCTTGCCAGCGACGAAGAGCGCCGGCGGTTTCGTATCGAAGCCGAAGCCGCCGCGGGGCTGGACCATCCCGGCATCATTTCGATTTACGAGATCGGAAGTTGGAATGGTCACGAATATTTTTCGATGCCACTGGTCGACGGACCTACGCTACAACGGTTTGTCGATGAACAAAGCTGGGATGACACCACAATCGCGACGGTTGTTCGCGACATATCGCAAGCGCTCGACTATGCGCACCGCTTCGGCATCATCCATCGCGACCTGAAGCCTGACAACATCTTACTCGGCGATGACAACCGCCCCTTGGTCGCCGACTTCGGTCTGGCCAAGTGGCACCGTGAGGGGACGTTGCTGACCCGCACCGGCCAAGTCCTCGGCACGCCTAATTACATGAGTCCCGAACAGGCGTCGGGAAAGTCGGATGCCAATGCCGCTTCGGACATCTATTCCTTAGGCGCGATCCTGTACGCCTTGTTGACCGGCGTACCGCCACACGAAGGGCCAAACCCCGCAGAAGTCTTGCGCAGTGTTTTGCAAGACGAGCCTAATCCGCCACGCCGATACCGTCCCGAGTTAGCTCGCGATCTCGAGAATATTTGTATGAAAGCGATGCACCCCGAACCGGCGTTGCGTTACCAAACTGCCGGCGAGCTTGCCGATGACTTGAATAGTTTTTTACGCGGCGAAGCGGTCATGGCGGCGGGGAGCGGCCTGATCGAACGTGTGGCTCGGGAAATCGGACGTGACCAGCATCAGGATCATTTCCATCGTTGGCACGGAACGTTGATCTTGCTGGGGCTGATCATCTTCGTTGCCCACGTATTAATCTTTGTGCTCTTAAACATGGGCGTCGATCCGCGCGTCGCCTATTGGATTCCCCGGCTAACCATGTTCACCTTGATCCTGGGGACAATCTATCGCGCACGCGATGGTTCGCTTTCACCACGCAGCATTGCCGAACGTCCGGTTTGGTCGATTTGGCTGGGCTACCTAAGCTCGCTCGCGGTGATCAACATCTTGCTGTTAATGGGCGGTATCGAACAGCACCATCTGTTTCCACTTGCGACCGCACTCAGTGGGTTCGCGTTCGTGGCGATGAGCGGGCACATCTGGGGCGGGTCGGCGATCGCCGGCTTGGCTTTCTTTGCCTTGGCACCCTTGATGGCGACTCGGTGGCTGGAGCCTTTCGCCCCCGTGTTGTTCGGAACGGCGTACCTGCTATCCGTCTTCGCGATCAGTCAGCACTATCGCCGCAGCGGGAAACGTCGTCGCGAAAACCTTTCGGATTCATCGCCCTCAACCTAG
- a CDS encoding TIGR01777 family oxidoreductase, with product MQIWPNLSLSDPAFLLLSLIESFLTVQQFVASTVLPVNAAEAFEYHDRPGALERLIPPWQSVQIESNDGSLKPGSTVVMKVNLGPKSVRWVAEHTEYAPPRLFADVQRSGPFAVWEHRHEFQNDSASHCVLRDDVRYQLPLGSLGQLFGSSIARQQLERMFAYRHRVTLDDLKLANKHPSNPMSIAISGASGLVGRRLASFLTLIGHRVIRMERSLEKAADPHNAIAPWSNNEEAAKLDGVDAVIHLAGKSIAAERWTDEVKEQIRKSRVELTTKLATILASLQNPPKVFVCASATGIYGDQGDATLPESAATGDDFLASVAQQWEASCEPAAKAGIRVCNARFGIVLDPRGGALEKMLLPAKLCGGRLGKGTQWWSWIALDDVVGGLYHAICREQVVGPINFVAPHPLTNQQFAQTLGRVLSRPALLPAPAAGLRLALGEMADALLLASTKAVPGVLQDTGYEFRFEHAQDALRYCLGIDRLESSE from the coding sequence GTGCAAATCTGGCCGAACTTGAGCCTCAGTGATCCCGCCTTCCTTCTTCTCTCCCTGATCGAAAGCTTTCTAACTGTGCAGCAATTCGTCGCTTCCACCGTTTTGCCCGTCAATGCTGCCGAAGCGTTCGAGTATCACGACCGCCCCGGGGCCCTTGAGCGATTGATACCGCCGTGGCAATCGGTGCAAATCGAAAGTAACGATGGCAGCCTGAAACCTGGCAGTACGGTCGTCATGAAGGTCAACCTTGGACCTAAATCGGTCCGCTGGGTTGCCGAACATACCGAGTATGCTCCACCTCGCTTATTCGCCGACGTACAGCGATCCGGCCCCTTCGCTGTCTGGGAGCACCGGCACGAATTTCAAAATGATTCGGCAAGCCATTGCGTTCTCCGCGATGACGTTCGGTATCAGCTTCCGCTCGGCTCTCTCGGTCAACTGTTCGGCAGCAGTATCGCGCGACAACAACTCGAACGCATGTTTGCATATCGTCATCGAGTCACGCTTGACGATCTCAAGCTCGCAAACAAACACCCTTCAAACCCGATGTCGATTGCCATTTCCGGAGCGTCTGGGTTGGTCGGCCGACGCCTTGCTTCGTTTTTGACCCTTATCGGCCATCGCGTCATCCGTATGGAGCGATCGCTCGAAAAGGCAGCCGATCCCCATAACGCGATCGCGCCTTGGAGTAACAATGAGGAGGCCGCAAAGCTGGATGGCGTCGACGCAGTCATTCACCTTGCCGGAAAATCGATCGCGGCAGAGCGTTGGACGGACGAGGTCAAAGAACAGATCCGTAAAAGTCGTGTGGAACTGACGACCAAACTAGCGACGATTTTGGCGTCGCTGCAAAACCCACCCAAAGTCTTTGTTTGTGCTTCGGCGACTGGGATCTACGGCGATCAAGGTGACGCGACTCTTCCAGAATCCGCTGCGACCGGCGATGACTTCCTCGCTTCGGTGGCTCAGCAGTGGGAAGCGTCCTGCGAGCCCGCAGCAAAAGCGGGCATTCGGGTTTGTAACGCCCGTTTCGGAATCGTGCTCGATCCCCGAGGCGGCGCCCTCGAAAAAATGCTGCTCCCCGCAAAATTGTGTGGTGGGCGACTGGGGAAAGGCACACAGTGGTGGAGCTGGATCGCGCTCGATGACGTCGTTGGTGGTCTGTACCACGCGATCTGTCGGGAGCAGGTCGTCGGTCCAATTAACTTTGTCGCACCGCACCCGCTTACCAATCAGCAGTTCGCGCAAACGCTCGGTCGAGTACTCTCTCGCCCCGCGCTTCTGCCTGCGCCGGCAGCCGGATTGCGTCTTGCACTTGGCGAAATGGCCGATGCGCTGTTGCTGGCCAGTACAAAAGCGGTGCCAGGTGTGTTGCAAGACACTGGCTACGAGTTCCGTTTCGAGCACGCCCAGGACGCGCTACGCTATTGCTTGGGGATCGACCGATTGGAGTCGAGTGAATGA